A window of Terriglobia bacterium genomic DNA:
GGCTCCGCCTATCCGCTGGAAAAGCCCCAGACCATGGAGATCAAGGGGCGGCATCTGCTGGAAGGCGTTCCCAAAACCATCACCATCGACGATTCAGAAATCCGCGACGCGCTCTCGGAATGCGTCGCCACCATCGTCAACGCCATCCGCGTGGCGCTGGAGCGAACGCCGCCGGAACTCTCCGCGGACATTTCAGACCGCGGCATCGTGATCACCGGCGGAGGCGCTCTGCTGAAAAATCTTGACAAGCGCATCCGCGAGGAAACCGGCCTGCCCGTTTCGATTGCCGAGGACCCGCTGGCATCCGTGGTTCTGGGAACGGGACGAATGTTAACTGATTTTAACCTGCTGCGGCGGGTTGCTATAGAATAGAAGGTCCTCCGGGCTGCCGGACCAGAGACCCCGGCGCCTGGAAGGAATGGCCGGCGCCGAGAAAGGAACGGAGCGATAGACGACGAAAGGCGCGACCTGTAAGCACTCTTCAGTGATCTGCCAGGGCCCGGATTGAAGCGGCTGCATTGAAACGAACTGCCTTTGCACAATTCGACAAGAGCGCCTGGCTGCCGGACGTTGTAGTAAGGCACGCGTCCTTTTTTGTGCTGCTGGGAGTTCTGCTCGCCCAGCTTCTGCTGCTCTCGATTCAGGTCACGCGAAACCAGAACGTAAAGCTCATCAACGTCTGGGCCGCGGAATCTTTCGGTCCTTTTGAGCGCGGCTTGCACGGCGCCATCGGAGGCACGGTGGAAGCCTGGGCATCCGTTCACGACCTGTGGGCTTACAAGCAGGCCAACAAGCAACTGGGTTCAGAACTGGTGGTTGCCCGGTCGCGGATTCAGCAGCTCTCAGAACGAGCTTCTGAGGTAGACCGGCTGAAAGCCCTGCTGCAATTCAAGGAACAATCGCCTTACAAGACCGTCGCTGCGCAGGTGATTGCCGCAAGTCCGCAAGACAGTTCCAACACGATCACCATTGACCGGGGCAAGGATGCGGGCATTGAAGCTGATATGCCCGTCATTACGCCGGAAGGCGTAGTGGGCAAGGTTGTCACCGCTTATGCCCATACGGCGCAGATCCTGCTGATCACGGACAGCATGAGCGGCGTCGGCTGCATGTTGGAGGAAAGCCGCATCCAGGGGGTTTTGAAGGGCGGCAGCCGGAACCAGTGCGAACTTCATTACGTGATGGACGACCAGAAAGTGCCTGCCGGCGAGGCCGTCATCACCTCCGGCCTGGACCAGGTTTATCCCAAGGGCCTGCTGGTGGGACACGTCGTCCGCTCGGAAGAGGGCAACATTTACCGGCAGATTACCGTGAAGCCGGCAGCTTCCCTCAACCGGCTCGAGAACGTTCTGGTCCTTTTCA
This region includes:
- the mreC gene encoding rod shape-determining protein MreC, with translation MKRTAFAQFDKSAWLPDVVVRHASFFVLLGVLLAQLLLLSIQVTRNQNVKLINVWAAESFGPFERGLHGAIGGTVEAWASVHDLWAYKQANKQLGSELVVARSRIQQLSERASEVDRLKALLQFKEQSPYKTVAAQVIAASPQDSSNTITIDRGKDAGIEADMPVITPEGVVGKVVTAYAHTAQILLITDSMSGVGCMLEESRIQGVLKGGSRNQCELHYVMDDQKVPAGEAVITSGLDQVYPKGLLVGHVVRSEEGNIYRQITVKPAASLNRLENVLVLFKPATAQEEEVAQHGRR